Part of the Allofrancisella frigidaquae genome is shown below.
GATGAGGATGAGGATGAGGGTGAGGTTATATACCTTAGGAAATTATTAGATAATCATGACATTTCTTTTAACTTTTATGATGGAGATCAAAGGAAGATTATTAATCGCAAACAAAATGCTTCTGGTGGTAGTTATGAATATCCAATTTCCTTAGATAAAACTAATCATATTGCGTCATTTGCAATGTTTTTTGGGCCTTATATAAGAGAAGGTCTTTATCTAAGCATTCTACTAGAATTAAGGCGTTTTGATATTGATGGAAAAATTCTTAAATGGACTGAGGAAAGGCTATCTGAAACTAATAAAGATATTGACGTAGAGTTTGGGCAGTTACTAATGAAACTATTTAGAATTGAAGCTCACACACCTGGTAATTTTAGTTTTAAAAAGATGCAGGCAGCAACTAAAGCGCGCGTTACAGAGGACTATGGTACTGCTAATGAAGAATATAAACAGAGATTAAATAAGATTGCAACTTATAGAAATGCTAAACCTGAAATGTATGGTTTTTTAGCAGAAAAATAAACTAAATACATAATCAGAGACTCTTTTGCACAAAATCAATATCGGACTCAGCAAACATTCGCATAATATATATTATGTTAAATTATATATGTTATTGATAAGTGACTGTTTAAAACATGTTGATAACTACTCTTTTACTAAATTGATGGGTAAAAACTTACGAATAAACAACTTGTAATCTGTCGATAATTTCTAAACTTGCTGGTAAAAATTTATACTTTTTAAGTTCCGAAATTTCTACAAGCTCTAGTTGCTGATTTTCTTTTGGATAAGGCTTATTTTCAAATTTATCAATAATAAAAAATTCTAAACTTACTTCCACACCATCTCTATTAACATATTTTTTCTTAAAGAAATTATTTATAGATTTCGCTAGTATTCCAACCTCTTCATAAAGTTCTCGTTTAATACACTCTACAAAAGTTTCATCCTTCTCAACTTTACCACCAGGAAATTCCCAGTAGTTAGAATAAGTTTGGTGTTTTTGTCTTAGTGTTATATAGACTTTAGAACTTTTATCATCTAGAATTATCCCTATCGCTGCATTGATTTTTTTCATGTTTGTTTTATTAAAAAAATAAAGGTTATAACCATATAATATGTTTCAAAACCATAAAAGTGAAATTTTACTTGCAACTCCACTTATTAAGAATGACGTTATATTTACGCAATCTGTAATATACCTATGTCAGAACGATAAGTATGGAGCTATGGGGCTAATTATTAATAAACCTTTAACAGAAACCTTGAAAGATGTGTTTGAAGAGCTAGAGATACCTTGTTTACACACTTTCGAAGAAATCCTTAATCATCCTCTTTATATGGGTGGGCCTATTAGTTCACACAAAATCTTAATTTTACATACTACTAACGGTAGAAACTATAGTTCAACTATTAGACTAGATGAAGGTTTAGCTATTACAGCTTCTGTAGACATTTTAGAAGATCTAGCTAATAATATCCTGCCAGAGTATTTTCTACCAATAGTTGGTTATAGTTGCTGGACTGCTGAGCAGCTAACCAACGAAATTAAATCTAATGATTGGATTGTTACAACTAAGCTTAGTAAAAAAATTTTATTTAATTATGAAAATAAATCAAAATGGCAACATCACCTAGAACATGCCGGTTATAGTTTCCAAAATTTAAATACCTTGTTTAAAAACATAGGGCATGCTTAATTTATGTTTAAAGCTTTACTAGCTATAGATTATGGTAGAGCGCGGATTGGGCTAGCTAGTGGTCAAATGATCACAAAAACAGCCTCCCCAATTGGCACAATTGAAGCTTATGATGGTAAACCCAACTGGTTTGAGCTTGGTAAGATTATAAAACGTTGGAATCCTTCTGATATTATAATTGGACTGCCCTTAGACGCAAAAGATCTTGATACCGATATAACTAGGGACGCTCGTAACTTTGCTAAAGAAGTTGAAGATAGATACCAAAAAAACGTGCATCTAATAAATGAAGCTTACTCAACTAGAGAAGCACGGTGGCGTTTAGAAAGTGTTAAAAATAAAAAAGTCAGTCACGTGAAAGTTGATGCTTTAGCAGCTTGCGTGATTTTAGAAACATGGATGTCTGAGAACTAGATATTTTGTTTGTTTTCACATAGAATTACCTAATTAGTTTTCGCAATAAATTAACTAGGTTTTATTATTCAATGAAAGAATACAATTTCACTAGCATAGAACAAGATGCTCAAAAATATTGGCAA
Proteins encoded:
- the mutT gene encoding 8-oxo-dGTP diphosphatase MutT; the protein is MKKINAAIGIILDDKSSKVYITLRQKHQTYSNYWEFPGGKVEKDETFVECIKRELYEEVGILAKSINNFFKKKYVNRDGVEVSLEFFIIDKFENKPYPKENQQLELVEISELKKYKFLPASLEIIDRLQVVYS
- a CDS encoding YqgE/AlgH family protein, which translates into the protein MFQNHKSEILLATPLIKNDVIFTQSVIYLCQNDKYGAMGLIINKPLTETLKDVFEELEIPCLHTFEEILNHPLYMGGPISSHKILILHTTNGRNYSSTIRLDEGLAITASVDILEDLANNILPEYFLPIVGYSCWTAEQLTNEIKSNDWIVTTKLSKKILFNYENKSKWQHHLEHAGYSFQNLNTLFKNIGHA
- the ruvX gene encoding Holliday junction resolvase RuvX; its protein translation is MFKALLAIDYGRARIGLASGQMITKTASPIGTIEAYDGKPNWFELGKIIKRWNPSDIIIGLPLDAKDLDTDITRDARNFAKEVEDRYQKNVHLINEAYSTREARWRLESVKNKKVSHVKVDALAACVILETWMSEN